Within the Naumovozyma castellii chromosome 1, complete genome genome, the region TTGGTAGAGGTGTACttttattccaattgaaGTTCAAACAGGGTGACAATGAAGATAACACTGGTTATTTTAAGTTATTAGAACATTTATTAAGTGAAGACAAAGTAGTTGGTATAAAGAATAAGGAAAATTAcgagaaaaatatttatttgataCCTTGTGATAATAAAGATCGTCATTCTGATCTTTATAAATTAATTGCCAAGGGTCAACGATCCGATGAGGGGTACAAAGGACTTTTAGATACCAATGCCAGGACATTTTTCTTAGTTGTTGTTGTCAAACCAGAATTAATATGACTGAAGTAAAGGtatgaatttatttatctaGCTACCTATATATCCAAAATTGTATGTAACATTAAATGTaatcattatttgtattACGAATTAAGTTACAGAATAGAAGTTTGTTAAGTTTTAATGAGAATTTATGTTTTTATGATTTAgctatttatttaattatttaattaattgaattggttgattaatgaatttaaattgttttatAATGTTTCCAAAAGTGTTTAAGATTAAGCCTTAGCCAAAGTTTTCTTAACAGTGTATCTTTTTTGCTTTCTTAGAACCATAACTTGGAATCTTTCGAAATCGGTCAATTCAGCACGTCTCTTTCTTTGAGCAATCTTCTTAGCCCAAGAGGATGCATTCCATTTAGCACAGACACCAGCGGCCTTCCACTTCTTGACGACGGTGGCAGTCTTAGCACCTCTTGGTAGAGAGAAAGTTAATGGGGTTAATTCAACTTGACCCAAGTGGATAGCTTGTCTTGGGACATGTGGACCATCAATCAAAGCctattttaaaaaaatatcacAATGTGACAATAAATTAGTTAGTAAACGGAACGTAATATAATATGTGAATGTACGTGTTTCCTTCTGTTCGGATTCCAACACGGTGGTATGGATACATGATAAATGTGTTCAGAGTGGTGCGTTCATTCTTTCTTTTAATAGAGGGGGAGGAGGTTAACATACCTTTTTTTGATCAACGATTTCGACGATGGTAGCCAATTTGCCGGCGGAAGGACCCTTCTTAATCAAGACGATACGGCCAACTTCGACCAATCTCCAGTTAGAAGCCTTAACAATTGAATCGGTGGACATTATGCTATGGTTATGGATGTATATTTCACGTGGATCTGCGAAACCAAACCTTGCTATAATGTAACTAGTCTATattgatatatttcattaatatggttattattgaaatttcacgATTATTGCGGAACAAATGAACGCGACGcgaaaagagaaaataccaaagaaacaatttgGAGTCTTTGTGTGTGGTTTCTGGGTTTGGGTGTGGGTTTTTGTTAAAAAAGCAGTCACAAATTATTCTACtaattttccatttccCACAAGTATAAAAAGTCTATGTTCTTTCCTCTCTTGACCATTTGATTGTTGAAAGGTTTGTTAATGTTCATATGATTATGAAGAGCACAAGCAAGGCCTGAGAGCACAGCACGATACGTTCTAAACAGTTGAGTTCAACTGGAGAATCGTATATGTATATACGTATACAAATAGTACTTTACATGATGATATAATTTGCGATCTAGGGCGGAATACCTGGGACATGCCTAGTTCCATTATGGGTATTCTTGCGACATGCGaacaatttattattctgAAACACCTTCTTGtctattatattttattccCTCTAAGTTGGA harbors:
- the RPL14A gene encoding 60S ribosomal protein eL14 (ancestral locus Anc_2.505), which codes for MSTDSIVKASNWRLVEVGRIVLIKKGPSAGKLATIVEIVDQKKALIDGPHVPRQAIHLGQVELTPLTFSLPRGAKTATVVKKWKAAGVCAKWNASSWAKKIAQRKRRAELTDFERFQVMVLRKQKRYTVKKTLAKA